One Phaseolus vulgaris cultivar G19833 chromosome 11, P. vulgaris v2.0, whole genome shotgun sequence genomic window carries:
- the LOC137819996 gene encoding flowering time control protein FY — protein sequence MMYNDPQHQQHQQHQQHPYQQQPPHFHHQPPGQEFHRGPPPSSQPPPVMRQGSASSTNIAPEFHHPGPGGPPPPHYDVHGDSHGAKRIRKLTQRKAVDYTSTVVRYMQIRMWQRDSRDRTVLQPTPAAAIDMLPAVGYPDNPSTSFAAKFVHTSLNKNRCPINRVLWTPTGRRLITGSQTGEFTLWNGQSFNFEMILQAHDQAIRSMVWSHNDNWMVSGDDGGAIKYWQNNMNNVKANKSAHKESVRDLSFCRTDLKFCSCSDDTTVKVWDFARCQEECSLTGHGWDVKSVDWHPTKSLLVSGGKDNLVKLWDAKTGKELCSFHGHKNTVLCVKWNQNGNWVLTASKDQIIKLYDIRAMKELESFRGHRKDVTALAWHPFHEEYFVSGSYDGSIFHWLVGHDTPQIEIANAHDNNVWDLAWHPIGYLLCSGSSDHTTKFWCRNRPGDTLRDRFNPGMQGYADPNPVAGRVGGNFPMAEGPTTPGPFAPGLTRNDGTIPGVGVAMPLSIPSLDMPQGEQKQPHPVSMGAPPLPPGPHPSLLGPNQQQPYQQNPQQMPPQHQHQGLPQQMGPLPMPPNMPQLQHPSHSPMVPHQHLPRPPPQMPIGMPGSIPGISSVPTSHPMPMPGPMGMQMPQGPYVGMNQMHSGSLPTSGGPPLGGFPGNMPNIPGPSNANYSQGASFNRPQGGQMPLMQGYNPYQSGNQSGMPPNVQP from the exons ATGATGTACAATGATCCGCAGCATCAGCAGCACCAGCAGCACCAGCAGCACCCGTACCAGCAGCAGCCGCCGCATTTCCACCACCAGCCGCCGGGTCAGGAGTTCCACCGCGGACCTCCGCCGTCATCGCAGCCGCCGCCGGTGATGCGGCAAGGCTCCGCTTCGTCGACGAACATCGCCCCCGAGTTTCACCACCCGGGCCCCGGAGGACCCCCACCTCCTCATTACGATG TTCACGGTGATAGTCATGGTGCAAAAAGAATACGAAAACTTACTCAAAGGAAAGCAGTTGATTATACAAGCACAGTCGTGCGCTATATGCAG ATTCGTATGTGGCAGCGGGATTCAAGGGATAGGACAGTACTGCAACCTACCCCAGCAGCAGCAATTGAT ATGTTGCCAGCAGTTGGCTATCCAGACAACCCATCCACGAGCTTTGCTGCTAAATTTGTTCATACATCTCTAAATAAAAATCGTTGCCCCATTAATCGCGTTCTT TGGACTCCAACAGGCCGCCGACTTATTACTGGCTCACAGACTGGGGAATTCACTCTTTGGAATGGAcaatcttttaattttgaaatgatTCTTCAG GCTCATGATCAAGCAATCAGGTCCATGGTCTGGAGTCACAATGACAACTGGATGGTCTCTGGTGACGATGGAGGCGCAATAAA GTATTGGCAGAACAACATGAACAATGTTAAAGCCAACAAATCTGCTCATAAAGAATCAGTCCGTGACTTAAG TTTCTGTAGGACAGATTTGAAGTTTTGTTCATGCTCCGACGATACCACAGTTAAGGTTTGGGATTTTGCACGTTGTCAGGAAGAGTGCTCATTAACTG GCCATGGTTGGGATGTGAAGAGTGTTGACTGGCATCCTACAAAATCCCTATTAGTATCAG GTGGTAAAGACAATCTTGTGAAACTTTGGGACGCCAAAACAGGGAAAGAGCTTTGCTCATT TCATGGGCACAAAAATACTGTGCTAtgtgtcaaatggaatcaaaatgGCAACTGGGTGTTAACAGCTTCAAAGGATCAAATAATAAAG CTTTATGACATAAGAGCCATGAAGGAGCTTGAATCATTCCGTGGACATCGCAAGGATGTTACTG CTTTGGCGTGGCATCCATTCCATGAAGAGTACTTTGTGAGTGGGAGTTATGATGGTTCCATCTTCCATTGGCTTGTCGG GCATGACACTCCCCAAATTGAAATTGCCAATGCTCATGATAATAACGTGTGGGATCTTGCATGGCATCCTATTGGATACCTTCTGTGCAG TGGCAGCAGTGATCATACAACAAAGTTTTGGTGCAGAAATAGACCAGGAGACACTCTTCGTGATAGATTTAACCCTGGCATGCAAG GATATGCTGACCCAAATCCTGTTGCTGGTCGGGTGGGTGGTAATTTTCCAATGGCTGAAGGCCCAACAACTCCAGGACCATTTGCCCCTGGGTTAACTCGAAATGATGGCACCATTCCAGGTGTTGGAGTTGCAATGCCCTTATCTATTCCTTCTCTTGACATGCCTCAAGGAGAGCAGAAGCAGCCCCATCCTGTTTCAATGGGCGCTCCTCCTCTTCCCCCAGGTCCTCATCCCTCTCTTCTTGGTCCCAACCAACAACAACCATACCAACAGAATCCTCAGCAGATGCCGCCACAACATCAACACCAGGGTCTACCACAGCAGATGGGTCCTTTGCCTATGCCTCCTAATATGCCACAATTACAGCACCCTTCCCATTCACCCATGGTCCCTCACCAGCATTTACCTCGCCCTCCTCCCCAAATGCCTATTGGCATGCCAGGATCTATACCAGGGATTTCATCAGTGCCTACATCACATCCGATGCCAATGCCTGGCCCTATG GGGATGCAAATGCCACAAGGTCCTTATGTGGGCATGAATCAAATGCACTCAGGATCCTTGCCTACTAGTGGAGGGCCACCACTTGGTGGTTTTCCAGGCAACATGCCTAATATTCCAGGCCCATCAAATGCCAATTATTCTCAAGGTGCTTCATTTAACAGACCTCAAGGTGGCCAAATGCCTTTGATGCAAGGGTATAATCCTTATCAG TCTGGCAATCAATCTGGGATGCCTCCAAACGTACAACCCTAG
- the LOC137824727 gene encoding cytosolic sulfotransferase 15-like, with protein sequence MASTDMQKENDGEKLTLSLQKEKSWAQPYPLYLFQDFWCPGIHIQAVDLFQQHFRAKQSDVVVASFPKSGTIWIKALAFAISNHQRFSLENHPLLTSNPHELVPFLEFTFGGGDIQAQILHLDNLAEPRIFGTHTPFPSLPTSTKESNCKIIYICRDPFDNFVSAWTYFNKVKPLSLTAVTQDEAFEMYCNGVIDYGPWWSHMLGYWNESVARPDKVMFLKYEDLKENTSFHVKKIGEFLGCPFTEEEEKNGVIEGIIKLCSFEKMKDLEVNKSGVIGRGSIEKKNFFRKGEKGDWVNYFTPPMVEKLSKIVEEKLSGSGLSFKKKF encoded by the coding sequence ATGGCTTCAACAGACATGCAGAAAGAAAATGATGGTGAAAAGCTCACACTCTCCCTTCAGAAAGAGAAGTCCTGGGCACAACCCTACCCCCTCTACCTCTTCCAAGATTTCTGGTGCCCAGGAATTCACATTCAAGCAGTAGATCTTTTCCAACAACACTTCAGGGCAAAACAAAGTGATGTTGTTGTTGCTAGCTTCCCAAAATCAGGAACAATCTGGATAAAAGCCCTAGCTTTTGCCATTTCCAACCACCAAAGGTTCTCCTTGGAGAACCATCCATTGCTCACTTCCAACCCTCATGAACTTGTACCTTTTCTTGAATTCACCTTTGGGGGTGGTGACATTCAGGCTCAAATTCTTCACCTAGACAACTTGGCAGAGCCAAGAATTTTTGGCACTCACACTCCATTCCCTTCTCTACCCACATCAACCAAGGAGTCCAACTGCAAGATAATCTATATCTGCAGAGACCCTTTTGACAATTTTGTCTCTGCATGGACTTACTTCAACAAAGTTAAGCCCTTGTCTTTGACAGCAGTGACACAGGATGAAGCTTTTGAGATGTACTGCAATGGGGTTATAGACTATGGTCCATGGTGGAGTCACATGTTAGGGTATTGGAATGAGAGTGTGGCAAGACCAGACAAAGTCATGTTCTTGAAGTACGAGGATCTCAAGGAGAACACAAGTTTCCATGTCAAAAAAATTGGAGAGTTCTTAGGTTGTCCTTTCACCGAGGAAGAGGAGAAAAATGGTGTGATTGAGGGCATAATCAAGCTTTGCAGTTTTGAGAAGATGAAGGATTTGGAAGTGAACAAATCTGGAGTGATAGGGAGAGGAAGCATTGAGAAGAAGAACTTCTTTAGAAAAGGAGAGAAAGGAGATTGGGTGAACTACTTCACCCCACCAATGGTAGAAAAACTATCCAAGATTGTTGAAGAAAAACTGAGTGGTTCTGGTTTATCATTTAAGAAAAAGTTTTGA